One window of Triticum dicoccoides isolate Atlit2015 ecotype Zavitan chromosome 5A, WEW_v2.0, whole genome shotgun sequence genomic DNA carries:
- the LOC119301649 gene encoding glutamate receptor 2.8-like, protein MAGLGDAHARFLLACLAASILLTSRAQPTTPTEVKVGFIVDAGSPVGKIATTTIPMALEDFYAAYPNSSVRVRILQHDSGGDVVAAASAALQLMTVQGARAILGPQSSVESAFVAGLATQAQLPVVSFSATSPSVSPATAAFFARAALSDASQADAIAALATHFGWRRVVPIYQDDDYGAAFVPFLVDALTAERTEVPYRCALPAAATHDAIAAALLRMQSEQTRVFVLHTRPGLAKNVFAAAVETGMMAEGYVWVITDGLTGLLGSVDPPQGVIGLTPHVPHTTRLRDVKKRWAHRYMRDHRDAEPAQAVMGCYALWAYDAAWAVASAAERLSPGDLSSPPGLVGGKGGPTDIAGLGKSRSGPSFLRAINDTKFDGLGGKFELVNGELAVPAFQVVNIMDSGRERIIGFWSARHGLSRQVDSGSNESSGELRPVIWPGDSTVRPTGWVQPTSARKLRVAVPGNVSDSYKPIVRLEVDPATNQTTASGFVIEVFEAAVRLLPYALPFEYVKAASMPYDDLVQAVGNGTFDAAVADITMTANRSNHVDFTLPYAATAIAMLVRVRDQRSNKRTWVFLKPLRYDLWLVSAAFFLFTGFVVWAIEHRANLEFRGPASYQVGTLLYFGFSTLVFAHRETLKSNLSRFVVLVWVFVVLILQSSYTASLTSMLTVPQLEPAVADYRELQRGTAMVGVMNNSFVLRAMMASGFPQGRLVRYPNSQTIHECLLNGTIGAVVNETPYLRIFLKTYRDNFTMTGPLNKTGGFGFAFPKGSPYVTDLSQAILKLTESDEMNMIERKWFGDPNDDGATQDSGPFTSNSLSFNSFWGLFLITGATSLLCCVVHLATFVAANRRELPPHLSWKDWLSSLFKLFDDKDPSSHTFRVKDDGSTVSVRNDTVASPLAAQSELGSPLSAPYTSEWSGTASPATGEIELAAGGQEGDEVAPNPVDSGENGRGQ, encoded by the exons ATGGCTGGGCTTGGGGACGCCCACGCTCGCTTCCTCCTGGCATGCCTCGCCGCCTCGATCCTGTTGACGTCGCGGGCGCAGCCGACCACGCCGACGGAGGTCAAGGTGGGGTTCATCGTCGACGCCGGCTCGCCAGTCGGCAAGATCGCCACCACCACAATCCCCATGGCCCTGGAAGACTTCTACGCCGCCTACCCCAACTCCTCCGTCCGGGTTCGGATCCTGCAGCACGACTCCGGCGGAGACGTCGTCGCCGCCGCGTCCGCCG CGCTGCAGCTGATGACGGTCCAGGGAGCGCGCGCCATCCTCGGCCCGCAGTCGTCCGTCGAGTCGGCCTTCGTCGCCGGCCTCGCCACGCAGGCGCAGCTCCCCGTCGTGTCCTTCTCGGCCACCAGCCCGTCGGTGTCGCCTGCCACGGCGGCGTTCTTCGCCCGGGCCGCGCTGAGCGACGCGTCgcaggccgacgccatcgccgcgctCGCCACGCACTTCGGCTGGCGCCGCGTCGTGCCCATCTACCAGGACGACGACTACGGCGCCGCCTTCGTGCCCTTCCTCGTGGACGCCCTcaccgccgagcgcaccgaggtccCCTACCGCTGCGCGCTCCCGGCCGCGGCGACCCACGACGCCATCGCCGCGGCGCTGCTACGCATGCAGTCGGAGCAAACGCGCGTCTTCGTGCTGCACACGCGCCCCGGGCTCGCGAAGAACGTGTTCGCCGCCGCCGTGGAGACCGGCATGATGGCCGAGGGCTACGTGTGGGTCATCACCGACGGGCTCACGGGCCTCCTCGGCTCCGTCGACCCGCCGCAGGGCGTCATCGGGCTGACGCCCCACGTGCCACACACGACGCGGCTGCGCGACGTCAAGAAACGATGGGCGCACCGGTACATGCGCGACCACCGGGACGCCGAGCCGGCGCAAGCCGTGATGGGCTGCTACGCTCTGTGGGCGTACGACGCCGCGTGGGCCGTCGCGTCCGCGGCAGAGCGGCTCAGCCCCGGCGACTTATCGTCGCCGCCGGGGCTGGTAGGCGGCAAGGGCGGCCCCACCGACATCGCCGGGCTCGGCAAGTCAAGATCGGGCCCCAGCTTCCTCCGAGCTATCAACGATACGAAATTCGACGGCCTCGGAGGCAAGTTCGAGCTCGTCAACGGCGAGCTCGCCGTGCCGGCGTTCCAGGTGGTGAACATCATGGACAGCGGAAGAGAGAGGATCATCGGGTTCTGGTCGGCCCGGCACGGGCTGAGCCGGCAGGTGGACAGCGGATCCAACGAGTCGAGCGGCGAGCTCCGGCCGGTGATCTGGCCGGGAGATTCGACGGTCCGGCCGACGGGGTGGGTGCAGCCGACGAGCGCGCGGAAGCTGCGGGTGGCGGTGCCGGGGAACGTGTCGGACAGCTACAAGCCGATCGTGCGGCTGGAGGTGGATCCGGCGACGAACCAGACGACGGCGAGCGGGTTCGTGATCGAGGTGTTCGAGGCGGCGGTGCGGCTGCTGCCCTACGCGCTGCCGTTCGAGTACGTCAAGGCGGCGTCCATGCCCTACGACGACCTTGTACAAGCCGTTGGCAATGGG ACGTTCGATGCGGCGGTGGCGGACATCACCATGACGGCGAACCGGTCGAACCACGTGGACTTCACGCTGCCTTACGCGGCGACGGCCATCGCCATGTTGGTGCGGGTGCGCGACCAGCGGAGCAACAAGCGGACGTGGGTCTTCCTCAAGCCGCTCCGCTACGACCTCTGGCTCGTCAGCGCCGCCTTCTTCCTCTTCACCGGCTTCGTGGTCTGGGCCATCGAGCACCGCGCCAACCTCGAGTTCCGCGGGCCGGCCTCCTACCAGGTCGGCACGCTCCTCTACTTCGGCTTCTCCACCCTCGTCTTCGCCCACAGGGAGACGCTCAAGAGCAACCTCTCCAGGTTCGTGGTGCTCGTGTGGGTCTTCGTGGTGCTCATCCTGCAGTCCAGCTACACGGCGAGCCTCACGTCCATGCTCACGGTGCCGCAGCTGGAGCCGGCCGTGGCCGACTACCGCGAGCTGCAGCGGGGCACGGCGATGGTCGGGGTCATGAACAACTCCTTCGTGCTCAGGGCCATGATGGCGTCGGGTTTCCCGCAGGGAAGGCTCGTGCGGTACCCGAACTCGCAGACCATCCATGAGTGCCTGCTCAACGGCACCATTGGCGCCGTCGTAAATGAGACGCCCTACCTCAGGATCTTCCTCAAGACCTACCGCGACAACTTCACCATGACGGGACCGCTCAACAAGACCGGCGGGTTCGGGTTCGCGTTCCCCAAGGGGTCGCCGTACGTGACGGACCTGTCGCAGGCCATCCTAAAGCTCACCGAAAGCGATGAGATGAACATGATCGAGCGTAAGTGGTTCGGCGACCCCAACGACGATGGTGCTACGCAGGATAGCGGGCCGTTCACGTCCAACAGCCTCAGCTTTAACAGCTTCTGGGGTCTGttcctcatcaccggcgccacctcgCTCCTCTGCTGCGTCGTCCACCTCGCCACCTTTGTCGCGGCCAACCGACGGGAGCTCCCGCCGCACTTGTCCTGGAAGGACTGGCTCTCGAGTTTGTTCAAGCTCTTCGACGACAAGGACCCCTCGTCGCACACCTTCAGGGTCAAGGACGACGGCAGCACCGTGTCTGTCCGGAACGACACGGTTGCCTCCCCTCTTGCCGCGCAGAGTGAACTCGGCAGCCCACTCAGCGCGCCGTACACGAGCGAGTGGTCGGGGACGGCAAGCCCAGCAACCGGTGAGATCGAGCTGGCCGCCGGTGGACAGGAGGGGGATGAGGTGGCTCCCAATCCTGTCGACTCTGGAGAGAATGGCAGAGGCCAGTAG